A window of Diabrotica virgifera virgifera chromosome 9, PGI_DIABVI_V3a contains these coding sequences:
- the LOC114325044 gene encoding uncharacterized protein LOC114325044 — translation MVLMKIVLVVCCVAVCAVIVGGDLLDEFLKHNKRVAISRYPCKEPQPRVMSLMEVFDDEMWSLYKNDMKNIRPQSTVLHRCDGSGCCKKYNEKCQARLGKEVTLTFLHLSQKKYIEIKATNHTRCVCEKFSETRIK, via the exons ATGGTATTAATGAAGATAGTATTAGTAGTTTGTTGTGTTGCAGTGTGTGCGGTTATCGTAGGTGGAGATTTGCTGGACGAGTTTTTAAAACACAACAAAAGGGTTGCTATTAGTAGGTACCCATGCAAAGAACCACAGCCGAGGGTGATGTCCCTTATGGAAGTTTTTGATGATGAGATGTGGAGCCTCTACAAGAACGACATGAAAAAT ATTCGGCCCCAATCTACGGTTCTCCACCGTTGCGATGGATCAGGATGCTGCAAGAAGTACAACGAAAAATGCCAAGCAAGGCTCGGCAAAGAAGTAACCCTTACCTTCTTGCATTTGTCTCAAAAAAAGTACATCGAGATCAAAGCTACCAATCATACTAGATGTGTATGTGAGAAGTTCAGTGAAACTCGCATCAAGTAA